A genomic region of Candidatus Binataceae bacterium contains the following coding sequences:
- a CDS encoding serine hydrolase: protein MRIRVLLISAAIALLPGVAQAQTSCGTPGPGNDHWPVATAESVGLSSATLCAMVPWLSNWKEANVHSVVVVRHGKLVFEHYFSGRDEHFGVDAGEVAFGPETRHDARSVTKSITSLLVGIAIDHGWIKSVDESVVSFFPQYADLRTPERSRITLRDLLTMSSGQEWHEFDTPYTSSKNSENQMDRASDPDRYALEQPVVAPPGRVWNYDSGSSELLGAVLRKATGKPLDQLARSMLFEPLGITDVEWYKNSKGYPLAAGGLRLRPRDFAKIGQLVLRRGAWNGKQIVSPTWIDASTTPQINGFMVFFYGYQFWLGRSLVGKHPVDWSAAWGLGGQRIFIVPDLDLVAVVNAGLYKSELQGPVPLAILNQYVLRATQPVAATTDK, encoded by the coding sequence ATGCGGATTCGAGTACTGCTCATCTCAGCTGCGATTGCACTCTTGCCCGGTGTCGCGCAGGCGCAAACGAGTTGCGGGACGCCGGGACCCGGCAATGACCACTGGCCGGTCGCGACCGCCGAGAGCGTCGGCCTTTCCAGCGCAACCCTGTGCGCGATGGTGCCGTGGCTGAGCAACTGGAAAGAGGCCAATGTTCACTCCGTCGTGGTGGTTCGCCACGGCAAACTGGTCTTCGAGCATTATTTCTCCGGCCGCGATGAGCATTTCGGTGTCGATGCCGGCGAGGTCGCCTTCGGTCCCGAAACCCGGCATGACGCACGCTCCGTGACCAAGAGCATCACCAGCCTGCTGGTCGGGATTGCGATCGATCACGGCTGGATCAAAAGCGTCGATGAAAGTGTGGTCTCATTTTTTCCCCAATATGCCGACCTGAGAACTCCCGAGCGCAGCCGCATTACGCTGCGCGATCTCCTGACGATGTCATCGGGGCAGGAGTGGCACGAATTCGATACTCCCTACACCAGCAGCAAAAACAGCGAAAACCAGATGGATCGGGCTTCGGATCCCGATCGCTATGCGCTCGAACAGCCGGTGGTCGCTCCGCCCGGTCGCGTGTGGAACTACGATTCCGGATCATCCGAATTGCTCGGTGCCGTACTGCGTAAGGCTACTGGCAAGCCGCTCGACCAGTTGGCTCGTTCGATGCTCTTCGAGCCGCTCGGGATCACCGACGTCGAGTGGTACAAGAACTCGAAGGGTTATCCGCTAGCCGCGGGTGGGTTGCGCTTGCGGCCACGCGATTTCGCAAAAATCGGCCAACTCGTCCTGCGCCGCGGCGCGTGGAACGGCAAGCAAATCGTTTCCCCGACCTGGATCGATGCGTCCACGACGCCTCAAATCAACGGCTTTATGGTTTTCTTCTACGGCTATCAATTCTGGCTCGGCCGCTCTCTGGTCGGAAAGCATCCGGTCGATTGGTCCGCGGCCTGGGGACTCGGCGGGCAGCGGATTTTCATCGTGCCCGACCTTGACCTGGTCGCGGTCGTAAATGCCGGCCTCTACAAGAGTGAGCTGCAGGGTCCCGTGCCGCTCGCGATTCTCAACCAATACGTCTTGAGAGCGACGCAGCCGGTCGCCGCCACGACTGACAAATGA
- a CDS encoding HigA family addiction module antitoxin has product MKKARRRSGPFSFVPAVIVTGYTLHQARLIDGYKESAASWKRRPSAVPRAVESFRYRRCKALGVTRQALSELANERAGMSVEMAIRLSKAFGSSPETWLGMQMAYDLWMARGRAAEIKVQSFKAA; this is encoded by the coding sequence ATGAAAAAGGCCCGCCGACGAAGCGGGCCTTTTTCTTTCGTGCCAGCCGTCATCGTGACTGGCTACACCTTACACCAGGCGAGACTAATCGATGGCTATAAAGAATCCGCCGCATCCTGGAAGCGTCGTCCGTCGGCAGTGCCTCGCGCAGTTGAATCTTTCCGTTACCGGCGCTGCAAGGCGCTTGGCGTCACGAGGCAGGCGCTGTCCGAATTGGCGAACGAAAGAGCAGGGATGTCGGTGGAAATGGCGATTCGGCTCTCGAAGGCATTCGGCTCAAGCCCTGAGACGTGGCTCGGAATGCAAATGGCCTACGACCTGTGGATGGCGCGCGGCCGCGCGGCCGAAATCAAGGTGCAATCGTTCAAAGCCGCATGA
- a CDS encoding fatty acid desaturase family protein: MFQARSIFTPEELLTLKQKSNWRGAWMIVHAWGVIFLAMAMFVKWPNPLTFVLAAAIIGARQLGLAVISHDAAHGLLFSNMRLNDFAGTWLTDYIFLGDMYSYRKEHVAGHHRFTQQSNDPDLYLTKPFPITRTSLKRKLIRDITGQTAYKQRRGLFRRAFAIGKPMPLAERVKRAWPRVGTFFISSAILFTILAVAGYWWLYPALWLLPWFTFQPMVVRIRAIAEHSMVKSNDDPFLNTRTTRTNWFTRAFIAPYFVNYHLEHHLLMSVPCYNQPKMHQIMLAKGLAPKMEIQPGYRAVLKLATSKPEAPALQAAA; this comes from the coding sequence ATGTTCCAGGCGCGCAGCATTTTCACCCCCGAGGAGCTCCTGACGCTCAAGCAAAAGTCGAACTGGCGCGGAGCGTGGATGATCGTTCATGCGTGGGGCGTGATTTTCCTTGCGATGGCGATGTTCGTGAAGTGGCCGAATCCGCTCACCTTCGTCCTGGCCGCCGCGATAATCGGCGCCCGTCAGCTCGGGCTGGCGGTCATCTCGCACGACGCCGCGCACGGCCTGCTGTTCAGCAATATGCGGCTCAACGATTTCGCCGGCACCTGGTTGACCGACTACATTTTTCTCGGCGACATGTATTCGTATCGCAAGGAGCACGTCGCCGGGCATCATCGTTTCACGCAGCAGTCCAACGATCCTGATCTCTACCTGACAAAGCCATTTCCGATCACGCGCACGAGCCTTAAGCGCAAGCTGATCCGCGATATCACCGGGCAGACCGCCTATAAGCAGCGGCGCGGATTGTTCCGCCGCGCCTTCGCGATTGGCAAGCCGATGCCGCTAGCAGAGCGCGTGAAGCGCGCATGGCCGCGCGTGGGCACCTTCTTCATCTCGAGCGCAATCCTCTTCACGATTCTCGCCGTGGCTGGATACTGGTGGCTTTATCCGGCGCTGTGGCTGTTGCCGTGGTTCACGTTCCAGCCGATGGTGGTGCGCATTCGCGCGATCGCCGAGCACTCAATGGTGAAGAGCAACGACGATCCGTTCCTCAACACGCGCACGACCCGCACGAACTGGTTCACCCGCGCGTTCATTGCACCGTACTTCGTGAACTACCACCTTGAGCATCACCTGCTGATGTCGGTGCCGTGTTACAACCAGCCGAAGATGCATCAGATCATGCTCGCCAAGGGCCTCGCCCCGAAGATGGAAATCCAGCCGGGCTACCGCGCCGTGCTGAAGCTGGCAACCTCGAAACCAGAAGCCCCCGCGCTCCAGGCCGCCGCGTAG
- the coaBC gene encoding bifunctional phosphopantothenoylcysteine decarboxylase/phosphopantothenate--cysteine ligase CoaBC yields the protein MAVLADKTIVLGVSGGIAAYKSAEIVRALVTAGAKVRVMMTPNAREFITPLTLQTLSQNPVATETFNLTQESEIGHIQLADSADAILIAPATANVIAKAAAGIADDIVTTVLLATRAKVAFAPAMNVHMYEHPTITENLAKLKARGVTIIEPGEGALACGYEGKGRLADAAIIVAELEKMLSTQDLAAERILVTAGPTQEPVDPVRFVSNRSSGKMGFAIARAAWRRGAEVKIITGPTQLAAPYGVERIDATSAADLLGRTAQNFPWSTTLVMAAAIADFRPAHPAPAKIKKSGRGMTLEMAPIADEMPRLAAKKGSRLLIGFAAETDDLIEHARDKLRRKKLDLIVANDVTQEGAGFGVDTNIVTLIGADGAAQDHPKLTKDEVADLILDRVVALRTSKSRRLRAVR from the coding sequence ATGGCGGTGCTCGCAGACAAAACGATTGTGCTCGGCGTGAGCGGCGGAATCGCCGCCTACAAGTCCGCGGAGATCGTGCGCGCACTCGTCACCGCCGGGGCGAAGGTCCGCGTCATGATGACGCCGAACGCGCGCGAGTTCATCACGCCGCTAACGCTGCAGACGCTCAGTCAGAATCCCGTTGCAACCGAGACGTTCAACCTCACTCAGGAATCTGAGATCGGTCATATCCAGCTGGCGGACAGCGCCGACGCCATTCTGATCGCGCCCGCGACCGCCAATGTGATCGCGAAAGCCGCGGCAGGCATCGCCGACGACATCGTGACTACGGTCCTGCTCGCGACGCGCGCCAAGGTCGCGTTCGCACCCGCGATGAACGTGCACATGTACGAGCATCCGACGATCACGGAGAACCTCGCCAAGCTCAAAGCTCGCGGTGTGACGATTATCGAGCCTGGCGAAGGCGCGCTCGCATGCGGATACGAGGGCAAGGGCCGCCTGGCCGATGCCGCGATAATCGTCGCTGAATTAGAGAAGATGCTCTCGACGCAGGACCTCGCCGCCGAGCGAATCCTCGTCACCGCCGGTCCCACGCAGGAGCCGGTCGATCCGGTGCGATTCGTCTCGAACCGATCTTCGGGAAAGATGGGCTTCGCGATCGCGCGCGCGGCGTGGCGGCGCGGCGCCGAGGTGAAGATCATCACCGGTCCCACTCAGCTCGCCGCGCCTTATGGCGTCGAGCGAATCGACGCAACCAGCGCCGCCGACCTGCTCGGCAGGACCGCACAGAATTTTCCATGGTCAACGACGCTGGTGATGGCGGCGGCGATCGCCGACTTCCGTCCGGCTCATCCCGCGCCGGCCAAGATCAAAAAGAGCGGCAGGGGCATGACGCTCGAGATGGCACCGATTGCCGACGAGATGCCGCGGCTCGCAGCAAAAAAAGGCTCGCGCCTGCTCATCGGTTTCGCCGCGGAAACCGATGATTTGATCGAACACGCCCGCGACAAGCTGCGCCGCAAGAAACTCGATCTGATCGTCGCCAACGATGTGACGCAGGAGGGCGCGGGCTTCGGCGTCGATACCAATATCGTTACGCTCATCGGCGCCGACGGCGCGGCGCAGGATCATCCCAAGCTCACCAAGGACGAAGTCGCCGACCTGATTCTCGATCGCGTCGTCGCACTCAGGACTTCCAAATCGCGCCGCCTGCGCGCCGTGCGCTGA
- a CDS encoding uracil-DNA glycosylase, translating into MSTAERDLLVSSLRDYFDQLHEEGIEGLPQSDRLAITVPPAEPRAQASPSPAVPPAPASAEMFSKYPGLEKTASLDELRAFIGDCQRCKLAPLRKNLVFGVGNPNADLMFIGEGPGADEDAKGEPFVGRAGQLLTDIIERGMGLSRADVYICNVIKCRPPENRNPEPDEVTACEPFMLRQIEIVKPKVIIGLGTFAVQAVLKVKTPISKLRGRWHEVRGIKMMPTFHPAYLLRNPSDKRLVWADVQAVMKELGIAVPRRGGS; encoded by the coding sequence ATGAGCACTGCTGAAAGAGACCTGTTGGTCTCATCACTTCGCGATTACTTCGATCAACTGCACGAGGAGGGTATCGAGGGCTTGCCGCAAAGTGATCGTCTGGCGATTACTGTGCCGCCGGCTGAACCGCGAGCGCAGGCATCGCCCTCGCCTGCCGTGCCGCCTGCTCCTGCTTCGGCAGAGATGTTCTCGAAGTACCCGGGGCTCGAGAAGACCGCGTCGCTCGACGAGTTGCGCGCGTTCATCGGCGACTGTCAGCGCTGCAAGCTCGCGCCGCTGCGCAAGAATCTCGTCTTCGGCGTCGGCAATCCCAACGCGGACCTGATGTTTATCGGCGAGGGACCGGGAGCCGACGAAGACGCGAAGGGTGAGCCCTTCGTCGGCCGCGCTGGGCAGTTGCTCACCGACATTATCGAGCGCGGCATGGGCCTGAGCCGCGCCGACGTATATATCTGCAACGTCATCAAGTGCCGACCGCCCGAGAATCGCAATCCCGAACCCGACGAGGTCACGGCCTGCGAGCCCTTCATGCTGCGGCAGATCGAGATCGTTAAACCAAAAGTCATCATCGGCCTCGGCACCTTCGCAGTGCAGGCCGTGCTCAAGGTGAAGACGCCGATCAGCAAGCTGCGCGGGCGCTGGCACGAAGTCCGCGGTATCAAGATGATGCCGACGTTTCATCCGGCGTACCTGCTTCGCAATCCCAGCGACAAGCGCCTCGTATGGGCCGACGTGCAGGCAGTGATGAAGGAACTCGGCATAGCGGTGCCGCGTCGCGGCGGGAGCTGA
- a CDS encoding nodulation protein NfeD produces the protein MRLSLRAALIAIAAVIFAVLGANHFATCAASTESQIALISIDGSINPAVASYVEDTINYAEANYLAAVVIEIDTPGGLLTSAERIVKSILGARVPVIVYVAPSGASAASAGTFITEAAAVAAMAPGTTIGAAHPVEEGGGEVSGVMGQKLENFAATWARTIAEQRGRNQDWMEAAVRKSAAIGEREALAKHVIDIIAPDLRSVLMQASGRSVQVAGKTVTLALADATVRRIPMTFGQQILNTLSDPNIVYLLLMAGLIGLYFEFAHPGVIFPGVAGAICLLLALASFEVLPVNVTGLLLIFLGVGLLIAEAWVTSYGILGLGGVTAFVFGSLFLIDTSKTDLQVNRGMIFGAAVALSIIIIGLGYVVARERRRKAQTGVEGLIGEVGEVREPIGPGKPGKVFVHGEIWRASSANPINPGAHARVTAIHGLELEVQPLP, from the coding sequence ATGCGCCTCAGTCTGCGCGCAGCGCTCATCGCGATCGCGGCCGTTATATTCGCGGTGCTGGGTGCCAATCATTTTGCAACCTGTGCCGCGTCGACAGAATCGCAGATCGCGCTCATCTCTATCGACGGCTCGATCAATCCCGCCGTCGCGAGTTATGTCGAAGACACGATCAACTATGCCGAGGCCAACTACCTCGCGGCTGTCGTGATCGAAATCGACACGCCGGGCGGTTTACTCACATCGGCGGAGCGAATCGTCAAGAGCATCCTGGGCGCGAGGGTTCCGGTGATCGTTTATGTGGCGCCGTCAGGCGCCAGCGCCGCTTCTGCCGGCACGTTTATCACCGAGGCGGCGGCGGTCGCGGCGATGGCGCCTGGGACCACGATCGGCGCGGCGCATCCGGTCGAGGAAGGCGGCGGCGAAGTCAGCGGTGTGATGGGCCAGAAGCTCGAGAACTTCGCCGCCACATGGGCGCGCACAATAGCCGAGCAGCGCGGCCGCAACCAGGACTGGATGGAAGCAGCGGTGCGCAAAAGCGCGGCGATCGGCGAGCGTGAGGCGCTCGCGAAACACGTCATCGATATTATCGCGCCCGATCTGCGCAGCGTGCTCATGCAGGCTTCGGGGCGCAGCGTACAGGTAGCAGGCAAGACCGTAACGCTCGCGCTCGCCGACGCCACCGTGCGCCGCATTCCGATGACCTTCGGTCAGCAGATCCTCAACACACTGTCAGACCCGAACATCGTCTACCTCCTGCTGATGGCGGGGCTCATCGGGCTCTACTTCGAGTTCGCGCATCCTGGCGTGATCTTCCCCGGCGTCGCGGGCGCGATTTGCCTGCTGCTGGCGCTCGCGTCGTTCGAGGTCCTGCCCGTCAACGTCACCGGACTGCTGCTGATTTTTCTCGGCGTAGGACTGCTGATCGCCGAGGCCTGGGTGACGAGCTACGGAATCTTAGGCCTCGGCGGAGTAACGGCGTTCGTCTTCGGCTCGCTTTTTCTGATCGATACTTCGAAGACCGATCTTCAGGTCAATCGCGGCATGATCTTCGGCGCGGCCGTGGCGCTCTCGATCATTATCATCGGACTCGGCTACGTGGTCGCGCGCGAGCGACGGCGCAAAGCGCAAACGGGAGTCGAAGGACTCATCGGCGAGGTTGGCGAGGTGCGCGAGCCGATCGGCCCCGGCAAGCCCGGCAAAGTTTTCGTTCACGGCGAAATCTGGCGCGCCTCGAGCGCGAATCCGATCAACCCCGGCGCTCACGCCCGCGTCACCGCAATCCACGGCCTGGAACTGGAAGTGCAACCGCTACCGTAG
- a CDS encoding slipin family protein: MASGIGVVIVILVIVLLSSLRVYNEYERAVVFRLGRLTPYRGPGVIFIIPVLERAVRIDLRTVTLDVPAQDVITKDNVTVKVSAVLYFRVVDPSRAVTEIANYLFATMQLAQTTLRSVGGQTDLDDLLSQRDKLNSRIQEIVDSQTEPWGIKVTLVELKNIDLPQDMQRAIAAQAEAERERRAKIISAEGEFQAAQRLSDAAEIMGRSPITLQLRYLQTLAEIATEHNSTTIFPVPIDLFEVFRKSVGGAGGDGKEGK, translated from the coding sequence ATGGCGAGCGGGATTGGCGTGGTCATCGTTATACTGGTCATCGTGCTGCTGAGCAGTCTGCGTGTTTACAACGAGTATGAGCGCGCGGTGGTTTTTCGGCTCGGGCGGCTGACGCCTTATCGCGGCCCGGGTGTCATTTTCATTATTCCCGTGCTCGAGCGCGCGGTGCGAATCGATCTTCGCACTGTCACGCTCGACGTTCCCGCGCAGGACGTCATCACCAAGGACAACGTGACGGTCAAGGTCAGCGCGGTGCTTTATTTCCGCGTCGTCGATCCGTCGCGCGCAGTTACTGAGATCGCGAATTACCTGTTCGCCACGATGCAGCTTGCGCAGACCACGCTGCGCTCGGTCGGCGGTCAGACCGATCTCGACGATCTGCTGAGCCAGCGCGACAAGCTCAACTCGCGCATCCAGGAAATCGTCGACTCGCAGACCGAGCCGTGGGGAATCAAGGTGACGCTCGTCGAGCTCAAGAACATCGACCTGCCGCAGGATATGCAGCGCGCGATCGCGGCGCAGGCCGAGGCCGAGCGCGAGCGGCGCGCCAAGATCATCTCGGCCGAAGGCGAGTTCCAGGCCGCGCAACGCCTGTCTGACGCGGCGGAGATCATGGGTCGGAGTCCGATCACGCTGCAGTTGCGCTACCTGCAGACACTCGCCGAGATTGCGACCGAGCACAATTCGACTACGATCTTTCCAGTGCCGATTGACCTGTTCGAGGTCTTCCGCAAATCGGTAGGCGGAGCGGGCGGCGACGGCAAGGAAGGAAAATAG
- a CDS encoding histidine phosphatase family protein: MGKLILVRHGQSEGNAMRRFTMTAETPITDLGRRQAEEAALKIRIKFRPRLVVASTYRRAHQTGRIIAEALGVPIELEHGFREQNLGELAGKSYDLVREDPTFDATRSWLWRPPGGESHIDVLARTGPLLDEYAKRFAADEVVIVSHGGVMRCLWAHATGNWDKAHVPPNCGIIVIEHDGGRYRHPEIIHGEPAHESGG, translated from the coding sequence ATGGGCAAGCTAATCCTCGTCCGCCACGGCCAGAGCGAAGGCAACGCGATGCGCCGCTTCACGATGACGGCCGAAACGCCGATCACCGATCTCGGCCGCCGCCAGGCCGAGGAAGCGGCGCTCAAAATCAGGATCAAGTTCCGGCCGCGACTCGTTGTCGCGAGCACGTATCGGCGCGCGCACCAAACCGGACGCATCATCGCCGAGGCGCTCGGCGTTCCGATCGAGCTCGAGCACGGCTTCCGCGAGCAGAATCTCGGCGAGCTCGCGGGCAAGTCCTACGACCTCGTTCGCGAGGATCCCACTTTCGACGCGACGCGATCCTGGCTCTGGCGGCCGCCCGGCGGCGAGAGCCACATCGACGTGCTCGCGCGCACGGGTCCCCTGCTCGACGAGTATGCGAAGCGCTTCGCGGCGGACGAAGTCGTGATCGTGAGCCACGGCGGTGTAATGCGATGCCTGTGGGCGCATGCGACCGGCAACTGGGACAAGGCTCACGTGCCGCCGAATTGCGGAATCATTGTCATCGAACACGACGGCGGCCGTTACCGACATCCCGAAATCATTCACGGCGAACCGGCCCACGAATCCGGCGGCTGA
- a CDS encoding substrate-binding domain-containing protein: MRSKLAGAGDKIRRARVAHGISQVKLARSAGISRQALGAIETGTYMPGVEAALKIARELGETVESLFGTEPGASLQATLTDAAPVKSRVSLARVAGRVVATPIRPATLALTPAGGIVESLKGGRASIESFVSPLEIDSTLMVAGCDPAVAILADWIARRRHPITLVALGGSSQSALDALAKGRAHAAGLHLRDARSGEYNLAAVRRALGRRPAIVVNFARWELGLATAAGNPLGIRGFADLGRPKIRLANREAGSGARIALDEALAEAKIDSRKVAGYEHELPGHLEVAAAIAEGYANAGVSIRVAAQAFGLGFIPMREERYDLAIPEREMESVAVKAMLEALNSARFARQVAELCAYDTREMGRIVGSVS; this comes from the coding sequence ATGCGATCGAAACTCGCCGGCGCCGGAGACAAGATTCGCCGTGCGCGCGTTGCGCACGGTATCTCGCAGGTGAAGCTCGCGCGCAGCGCCGGAATTTCGCGCCAGGCGCTGGGTGCGATCGAAACCGGCACCTACATGCCGGGGGTGGAAGCTGCGCTCAAGATCGCGCGCGAGCTCGGCGAAACAGTCGAAAGTCTGTTCGGCACCGAACCGGGAGCGAGTCTGCAAGCGACGCTGACCGATGCGGCGCCCGTGAAGAGTCGCGTGTCGCTCGCGCGCGTCGCCGGCCGCGTCGTCGCGACGCCGATTCGGCCCGCGACGCTCGCGCTGACGCCCGCGGGCGGGATCGTCGAGTCGCTCAAAGGCGGGCGCGCGTCGATAGAATCGTTTGTCTCGCCGCTCGAGATCGATTCGACGCTGATGGTCGCGGGATGCGATCCGGCAGTAGCAATTCTCGCCGACTGGATCGCGCGTCGGCGCCATCCGATAACGCTGGTTGCGCTCGGTGGATCGAGCCAGAGTGCGCTCGATGCACTTGCGAAGGGGCGCGCGCACGCCGCTGGACTTCATCTGCGCGATGCACGCAGCGGCGAATATAATCTCGCAGCGGTCAGGCGCGCGCTCGGCCGCCGTCCGGCGATCGTCGTCAATTTCGCGCGCTGGGAGCTGGGGCTCGCAACAGCGGCCGGCAATCCGCTCGGCATCCGCGGCTTCGCCGATCTCGGCCGCCCCAAAATCCGGCTCGCCAACCGCGAGGCAGGCTCGGGCGCGCGGATCGCTCTCGATGAAGCGCTCGCCGAAGCGAAGATCGATTCGCGCAAGGTCGCGGGCTACGAGCATGAGCTGCCGGGACATCTCGAAGTCGCAGCCGCGATCGCCGAAGGATACGCCAATGCCGGCGTATCGATTCGCGTCGCCGCGCAGGCATTCGGCCTCGGCTTCATCCCGATGCGCGAGGAGCGTTACGACCTTGCGATTCCCGAGCGCGAGATGGAATCGGTCGCGGTCAAGGCGATGCTCGAGGCGCTGAACTCTGCCCGCTTCGCGCGCCAGGTCGCCGAACTCTGCGCCTACGACACGCGCGAGATGGGCCGCATCGTGGGCTCTGTCAGCTAG
- a CDS encoding SDR family oxidoreductase: MDLKLAGKTALVFGGSKGLGRGVADALAAEGVAVAIVSRGKEALDKAVAEINARGGRAVGIVGDMSDWPTVEAAVGAARAQLGPIDILLNNSGGPPPSGAAGVAPELWESQFKAMVLSIVRVTDLILPDMRAKKWGRILNIASSSVVEPIPVLGLSNSLRSAVVGWAKTLAGEVGRDGITVNTLLPGVLATDRIMQVNRAQAERRNVPVEELLKRTAEMIPVGRLGTPEEFGAVVAFLASPLASYVTGSMIRIDGGSMRSV; the protein is encoded by the coding sequence ATGGATCTGAAGCTCGCGGGCAAAACCGCTCTCGTATTCGGCGGCAGCAAGGGACTCGGGCGCGGCGTGGCCGACGCGCTCGCGGCGGAAGGCGTTGCGGTCGCGATAGTGTCGCGCGGCAAGGAAGCGCTCGACAAAGCAGTGGCCGAAATCAACGCACGCGGTGGCCGCGCGGTCGGAATCGTCGGTGACATGTCCGATTGGCCGACGGTCGAAGCCGCGGTCGGCGCGGCGCGGGCTCAGCTCGGTCCGATCGATATCCTGCTGAACAATTCAGGCGGACCGCCTCCCTCAGGTGCGGCTGGAGTTGCGCCCGAGCTCTGGGAGAGCCAGTTCAAAGCGATGGTGCTCTCGATCGTGCGTGTAACGGATCTGATTCTGCCCGACATGCGCGCAAAGAAATGGGGCCGCATCCTGAACATCGCATCGTCGAGTGTGGTCGAGCCGATTCCGGTACTGGGATTATCGAATTCGCTGCGCAGCGCGGTCGTCGGATGGGCCAAGACGCTGGCCGGCGAAGTCGGCCGCGACGGCATCACGGTTAACACGCTGTTACCGGGAGTACTCGCGACAGATCGAATCATGCAGGTGAATCGCGCCCAGGCCGAGCGCCGCAACGTTCCCGTCGAGGAATTGCTTAAACGCACGGCGGAGATGATCCCGGTAGGCCGCCTCGGCACCCCCGAAGAATTCGGCGCCGTGGTCGCCTTCCTCGCAAGCCCGCTCGCGTCCTACGTAACGGGCTCAATGATAAGAATTGACGGCGGCTCGATGCGCTCGGTCTAG
- a CDS encoding SDR family oxidoreductase codes for MAKKKILIAGASGLVGYGAVRHFASLPQWEVVAISRRPPIESGRVKFISVDLMDERKCAETFAAMSDVTHLAYAALFEKPDTGLIKGWRERDQMETNLAMLRNLFEPLAKSARGLEHVSLLQGTKAYGAHIGPISIPARERNPRHQHENFYWLQEDYLRGKQSGQRWSWTILRPQIVIGEAIGGNLNVIPAIGVYAALRKEAGLPLAFPGGKCGIAETIDADLLARSMEWAATSESCRNEIFNITNGDVFVWTEVWPTIADALGMKAGAPQPMSLRDEMPRHQSEWAAIVRKYNLRAPADLKAYVGGSFEFADAVFGYGASIFPPASLVSTIKARQAGFHDCIDTEDMFRKWFAKAQTDRMLPPR; via the coding sequence ATGGCGAAGAAGAAAATCCTGATCGCGGGCGCGTCGGGCCTCGTCGGTTACGGCGCCGTTCGCCATTTCGCTTCGCTGCCGCAATGGGAGGTCGTCGCGATATCGCGGCGGCCGCCGATCGAATCGGGTCGCGTCAAGTTCATCTCGGTCGATCTGATGGACGAGCGGAAATGCGCCGAGACTTTCGCCGCGATGTCCGACGTGACGCATCTCGCCTACGCCGCGCTCTTCGAGAAGCCCGACACCGGGTTGATCAAGGGATGGCGCGAGCGCGATCAGATGGAGACCAACCTCGCGATGCTGCGCAATCTGTTCGAGCCGCTCGCCAAATCGGCGCGCGGCCTCGAGCACGTCTCGCTGCTGCAGGGCACCAAGGCCTACGGCGCACACATCGGACCGATCTCGATCCCGGCGCGCGAGCGCAACCCGCGTCATCAGCACGAGAACTTCTACTGGCTGCAGGAGGACTACCTGCGCGGCAAGCAGTCGGGCCAACGCTGGAGCTGGACGATCCTGCGTCCACAGATTGTCATCGGCGAGGCGATCGGCGGCAATCTGAATGTCATCCCGGCGATTGGGGTATATGCCGCGCTGCGCAAGGAAGCCGGACTGCCACTGGCGTTCCCAGGTGGCAAATGCGGGATCGCCGAGACTATCGATGCGGACCTGCTCGCGCGCTCGATGGAGTGGGCGGCGACGAGCGAATCGTGCCGCAACGAGATTTTCAACATCACCAACGGCGACGTCTTCGTGTGGACCGAAGTGTGGCCGACGATCGCTGACGCGCTCGGCATGAAAGCCGGCGCGCCGCAACCAATGTCCCTGCGCGACGAAATGCCAAGGCATCAATCGGAATGGGCAGCGATCGTGCGCAAATACAATCTCCGCGCCCCCGCTGATCTCAAAGCCTACGTGGGCGGCTCATTCGAATTCGCCGATGCAGTATTCGGATACGGCGCCAGCATCTTCCCGCCGGCCTCGCTCGTGAGCACGATCAAAGCCCGCCAAGCCGGCTTTCACGACTGCATCGACACCGAAGACATGTTCCGCAAATGGTTCGCGAAAGCGCAGACCGACCGCATGCTCCCGCCGCGCTGA